One part of the Candidatus Paceibacterota bacterium genome encodes these proteins:
- the aepY gene encoding phosphonopyruvate decarboxylase, with product MIGSKKFYNWLDQQGISFFTGIPDSLLKDFCAFLSVNVPSEKHVIAANEGGAVGLATGHYLATGKPALVYMQNAGQGNAVNPLLSLADPEVYGIPMILLIGWRGEPGVQDEPQHIKQGKVTLPLLDAMGIAWKIIPENELDARKVISEIITYAIKHSCPVALIAKKDTFEKYAVSTKKSSFLLSREDAIREIVSSLPHHAAVISSTGHISRELFELRKDDHRKDFLTVGSMGHASQIAMGIAMRHPKRTVVCLDGDGAALMHLGSLAIIGQSSLKNFKHIILNNGAHGSVGGQPTVGFKIDFPKIAKACGYTFVKSVHTRREVKKIMPVLLKTKGKNLLEIKVSLEVRNDLGRPTSTPVENKDMLMSFLNGKNE from the coding sequence ATGATCGGCTCTAAAAAATTCTATAATTGGCTTGACCAGCAAGGGATTTCATTCTTTACGGGTATTCCTGATTCACTCCTAAAAGATTTTTGTGCCTTCCTTTCCGTCAATGTACCAAGTGAAAAACATGTTATTGCGGCAAACGAAGGTGGCGCTGTTGGGTTAGCCACAGGACACTATCTCGCCACAGGCAAACCCGCTCTTGTATATATGCAGAATGCTGGACAAGGAAACGCAGTCAATCCCCTTCTTTCACTTGCCGATCCAGAAGTGTATGGAATCCCCATGATTCTTCTCATTGGTTGGCGAGGAGAACCGGGAGTACAAGATGAGCCCCAGCATATCAAACAAGGCAAAGTAACTTTGCCTTTACTAGATGCAATGGGAATAGCCTGGAAAATAATACCTGAAAACGAACTAGACGCTCGAAAAGTGATTTCAGAGATAATTACTTATGCAATTAAACATAGCTGCCCCGTTGCACTCATCGCAAAAAAAGATACGTTTGAGAAATATGCTGTCTCGACAAAAAAATCTTCTTTTCTTCTCTCAAGAGAAGATGCGATTCGAGAGATAGTGTCATCACTTCCTCATCATGCAGCAGTCATCTCTTCCACTGGGCATATCTCTCGCGAACTCTTTGAGCTTCGCAAAGATGACCACCGAAAAGATTTTCTGACTGTAGGTTCGATGGGACACGCTTCACAGATTGCAATGGGAATTGCGATGCGCCATCCGAAACGTACAGTAGTCTGTTTGGATGGAGACGGCGCAGCGCTTATGCATCTTGGATCATTAGCAATCATTGGCCAATCCTCTTTAAAAAATTTTAAGCATATTATATTAAACAATGGAGCCCATGGTTCAGTTGGAGGACAACCGACTGTTGGTTTTAAAATAGATTTCCCCAAAATAGCAAAAGCTTGCGGTTACACATTTGTGAAATCAGTTCACACAAGGAGAGAAGTCAAAAAAATCATGCCAGTACTTTTAAAAACAAAAGGAAAAAATCTTCTCGAGATCAAAGTTTCTTTAGAAGTACGCAATGATTTGGGTCGACCAACTTCTACCCCCGTAGAAAATAAGGATATGCTTATGAGCTTCCTGAACGGAAAAAATGAATGA
- the aepX gene encoding phosphoenolpyruvate mutase, which yields MKKVYVAMSADIIHPGHLNIINTASQYGEVIVGILTDKAIASYKRLPYMTYEQRSEIVKGLKNVSKVIPQDTLDYVPNLKKIRPDYVVHGDDWREGVQKETRQGVINALKAWGGKLIEPKYTSGISSSQLHNAIKEIGTTPDIRRLRLRRLLNAKNIISVMEVHSGLGGLIVENCKVSQKGKDKEFDAMWLSSLTDSTSKGKPDIECVDLTSRLHTVNDILEVTTKPIIYDGDSGGHPEQFVFTARTLERLGVSAIIIEDKTGLKQNSLLDQGNIQPQETIEKMSEKIKAGKHAQVTEDFMIIARCESLIIGAGLEDALKRVTSYIKAGADAIMIHSKEKTPDEIFAFCKAYAKLPLSRHVPLVVAPSTYSQVTETELHKHGVQIVIYANQLLRSSYPAMLKTAETILMNGRAKEADKLCVSIKEIIDLI from the coding sequence ATGAAAAAGGTCTACGTAGCAATGAGTGCAGACATAATTCATCCGGGCCATTTGAATATCATAAACACTGCATCCCAATACGGAGAAGTTATAGTTGGGATCTTAACTGACAAAGCTATCGCTAGTTATAAACGCTTGCCTTACATGACTTACGAACAGCGGAGTGAAATAGTGAAGGGATTGAAAAACGTATCCAAAGTAATCCCGCAGGATACATTAGACTATGTTCCCAATCTGAAAAAAATCAGACCTGATTATGTTGTACACGGAGATGACTGGCGGGAAGGAGTACAAAAAGAGACTCGACAAGGAGTCATTAATGCACTAAAAGCGTGGGGTGGTAAATTGATAGAACCAAAATATACTTCGGGCATTTCTTCAAGCCAGCTTCATAATGCTATAAAAGAGATCGGCACCACGCCAGATATTCGCAGATTGAGACTGCGCAGATTACTAAATGCCAAAAACATTATCAGCGTTATGGAGGTGCACAGCGGATTAGGAGGTTTAATCGTTGAAAATTGCAAAGTATCTCAAAAAGGCAAGGACAAAGAGTTTGATGCAATGTGGCTTAGCAGTCTCACAGATTCGACATCAAAAGGCAAACCAGATATTGAATGCGTGGATCTGACTTCCAGATTGCATACGGTCAACGATATTTTAGAGGTAACCACAAAACCAATAATCTACGACGGAGACAGCGGCGGGCATCCAGAACAATTCGTATTTACTGCTCGGACATTGGAACGGCTAGGAGTATCTGCCATCATTATAGAAGATAAAACGGGATTGAAACAGAATTCTCTGCTAGATCAAGGAAACATCCAACCGCAAGAAACAATAGAAAAAATGAGCGAGAAAATTAAAGCGGGAAAACATGCACAAGTAACGGAAGATTTTATGATAATTGCGCGATGCGAAAGCTTGATCATAGGAGCTGGCCTCGAAGATGCGTTAAAACGAGTCACCTCTTACATAAAAGCTGGCGCTGACGCCATCATGATTCATAGTAAAGAAAAAACACCCGATGAAATATTCGCTTTTTGTAAAGCTTATGCAAAACTTCCTCTCTCCCGTCATGTGCCTTTAGTTGTCGCACCAAGTACCTATTCACAAGTAACGGAAACCGAACTGCATAAACATGGTGTGCAGATCGTCATATACGCGAATCAGCTACTGAGAAGCTCATACCCAGCAATGCTGAAAACAGCAGAGACAATACTTATGAACGGAAGGGCGAAGGAGGCCGATAAATTATGCGTCTCCATTAAAGAAATAATCGATTTAATATAA
- a CDS encoding helix-turn-helix domain-containing protein, with product MEEIKPHGVYTTAETEKVLRVSTSTMKRLLKKGLIRANKVGGQYRILGKEIIRLISPEAEEKAVRSYLSLKKKVTDKMSEW from the coding sequence ATGGAAGAGATCAAGCCTCATGGCGTCTATACTACTGCGGAAACAGAGAAAGTTCTCCGTGTAAGCACAAGCACCATGAAAAGGCTTCTCAAAAAGGGTCTTATTCGTGCTAATAAAGTGGGTGGGCAATATCGAATACTCGGAAAGGAAATCATACGGCTCATATCTCCCGAAGCCGAAGAGAAAGCTGTCCGCTCCTACCTTTCGCTTAAAAAGAAAGTCACTGATAAAATGAGCGAGTGGTAA
- a CDS encoding GDP-L-fucose synthase, translating to MDKESKIFVAGHTGLVGSAITRALEAEGYKNLILKTHKELDLIDPRAVSDFFEKEKPEYVFLAAAKVGGIMANQTYPADFIRENLLIESNVIHESYRVKVKKLLFLGSSCIYPKLAPQPIREESLLTGKLEETNEAYAIAKIAGIIMCQSYNRQYGTNFISAMPTNLYGPNDNFNPETAHVIPALIKKFDDAKKAGAESVTLWGTGKPRREFLFVDDLASACIFLMNTYDGKDHLNIGTGEDLTIESLANLIKEEIKFEGEIKWNAGIPDGTPRKLLDVTRLHTLGWKHSVSLEDGIKKTYLWYKENTK from the coding sequence ATGGACAAAGAATCAAAAATATTTGTAGCAGGACATACCGGTCTTGTCGGAAGCGCAATAACTCGCGCTCTGGAAGCGGAAGGCTACAAGAATCTCATTTTAAAAACACACAAAGAACTCGATCTTATCGATCCGCGAGCGGTTTCCGATTTTTTCGAGAAAGAAAAACCAGAGTACGTATTTTTAGCAGCGGCAAAAGTGGGAGGGATAATGGCAAACCAAACCTATCCCGCCGATTTTATCCGCGAGAATCTTCTTATTGAAAGCAATGTCATCCACGAAAGCTACCGAGTCAAAGTGAAAAAGCTCCTTTTCCTCGGCAGTTCATGCATCTATCCGAAACTCGCTCCCCAACCGATACGAGAAGAAAGTCTCTTGACGGGAAAACTTGAAGAGACGAACGAGGCATACGCGATCGCGAAAATTGCAGGAATCATAATGTGTCAATCATACAATCGGCAATACGGAACAAATTTCATCTCTGCAATGCCGACAAATCTCTACGGCCCGAATGACAATTTCAACCCGGAAACCGCTCACGTCATCCCCGCCCTCATCAAAAAATTTGATGATGCGAAAAAAGCTGGCGCAGAATCAGTGACGCTTTGGGGAACGGGAAAACCCCGTCGAGAATTCCTCTTCGTAGATGATCTTGCCTCTGCATGCATATTTCTTATGAACACCTACGACGGAAAAGATCATCTAAACATAGGCACGGGAGAAGACCTCACTATAGAATCTCTGGCTAATCTTATTAAGGAAGAAATCAAATTTGAGGGAGAAATAAAATGGAATGCCGGAATTCCCGATGGCACTCCTCGAAAACTTCTCGACGTAACTCGTCTTCACACTCTTGGTTGGAAACATAGTGTCTCGCTTGAGGATGGAATCAAGAAAACTTATCTCTGGTACAAAGAAAATACCAAGTGA